One window of the Paenibacillus beijingensis genome contains the following:
- a CDS encoding pyridoxamine 5'-phosphate oxidase family protein — MKQEQALLSEELFGLLNGTNIADKQHEAIMLQTVGADMWPHTAMISVGELLALDRSNLRLGLWAGTRTAENIIRTGKAAFALCYKGKAHYVKLSLEQLAPLPGARFPGERFAATVTETREDEAKYAAITSGVQIQLLDPGSVLERWAQTIRELKS; from the coding sequence ATGAAGCAGGAGCAGGCGCTTCTTTCGGAGGAGCTGTTCGGGCTGCTGAACGGAACCAATATTGCGGACAAACAGCACGAAGCGATTATGCTGCAGACGGTCGGAGCGGACATGTGGCCGCACACGGCGATGATCAGCGTCGGGGAGCTGTTGGCGCTCGACCGCAGCAATCTGCGGCTCGGCTTGTGGGCAGGAACGCGCACGGCGGAAAATATTATCCGCACGGGCAAAGCCGCTTTCGCGTTATGCTACAAAGGGAAGGCGCATTACGTGAAGCTGTCTCTGGAGCAGCTTGCGCCGCTGCCGGGCGCCCGCTTTCCGGGCGAACGGTTTGCGGCGACAGTGACGGAAACGCGCGAGGATGAGGCAAAGTACGCGGCCATCACGTCGGGAGTGCAAATCCAGCTGCTCGACCCCGGTTCGGTTTTGGAGCGGTGGGCGCAAACGATTCGGGAGCTGAAGAGTTGA
- a CDS encoding ABC transporter substrate-binding protein, with amino-acid sequence MANKLWSLGLSVTLVGGLLAGCGSSGGNSAGNSAESSSGSAEQSNASSQTSNQSETSGSQAASGGKVKIVFGQGADQTEGTKKLIAAFEAKHPEIEVEVREFPNDSSQMHDQLVTILSGKSSELDVVNLDVTWPAEFAQAGFLQPLDRQIQKDGIDTSQYLEGGVNAGYYNGQQWALPRYNNAGLLYYRTDIVKEVPKTWDELLKQAEQLKGKGGTQYGFVTQGKQYEGLAVGFTELVSAYGGTILDDKGNVAVNSPEALKGLKKQIELLNSPAVPSNINTFTEKETLTAFIEGSAVFARHWPALYAQANDPSKSKIVGKVGIAPLPAGDARSAAALGGWLAAVSKYSAHPQESWEFLKFLISEEGEKIIAVNSTQTPTYLKLFDDPEVQKASPLYANRDFMNGLSSAVPRTITPQYAKISGLIQVEVSKAVAGQQTPEQTLANLEKEIKQAVSQ; translated from the coding sequence ATGGCAAACAAATTATGGAGTCTCGGCTTAAGCGTCACACTTGTGGGAGGACTGCTCGCCGGGTGCGGCAGCTCGGGCGGCAATTCCGCAGGCAATTCGGCCGAAAGCAGCAGCGGTTCCGCAGAGCAGAGCAATGCGTCCAGTCAAACGTCGAACCAGAGCGAAACGTCCGGCAGCCAGGCAGCTTCCGGCGGAAAGGTGAAAATCGTGTTCGGCCAGGGCGCCGATCAAACGGAAGGGACGAAGAAGCTGATCGCGGCTTTCGAGGCGAAGCATCCGGAAATCGAGGTGGAGGTGCGCGAGTTTCCGAACGATTCCTCGCAAATGCACGACCAGCTGGTTACGATTTTAAGCGGCAAATCGTCGGAGCTGGACGTCGTCAATCTGGACGTCACCTGGCCGGCCGAATTTGCGCAAGCCGGATTTTTGCAGCCGCTTGACCGCCAAATCCAGAAGGACGGCATCGACACGAGCCAATATTTAGAAGGCGGCGTCAATGCCGGTTACTACAACGGCCAGCAGTGGGCGCTGCCCCGCTACAACAACGCCGGCCTGCTTTATTACCGCACGGACATTGTGAAAGAAGTGCCCAAAACGTGGGACGAGCTGCTCAAGCAAGCCGAGCAGTTGAAGGGCAAGGGAGGCACGCAGTACGGATTTGTCACGCAGGGCAAGCAGTATGAAGGGCTGGCCGTCGGCTTTACGGAGCTGGTCAGCGCTTACGGCGGCACCATTCTGGATGACAAAGGCAATGTGGCCGTCAACAGCCCTGAGGCGCTGAAAGGGCTGAAGAAGCAAATCGAACTTTTGAATTCGCCCGCCGTCCCGTCCAACATTAACACGTTCACCGAGAAAGAAACGCTGACCGCCTTTATCGAAGGCAGCGCCGTGTTCGCTCGGCACTGGCCGGCCCTTTACGCGCAGGCGAACGACCCGTCCAAATCGAAGATTGTCGGCAAGGTAGGCATTGCGCCGCTGCCTGCGGGTGACGCCCGTTCGGCTGCCGCTCTGGGCGGCTGGCTCGCGGCCGTCAGCAAATATTCCGCGCATCCGCAGGAATCGTGGGAGTTTCTGAAGTTTCTGATCAGCGAGGAAGGGGAAAAAATCATCGCCGTCAACAGCACGCAAACGCCGACCTACCTGAAGCTGTTCGACGATCCGGAGGTGCAGAAGGCGAGTCCGCTGTACGCGAACCGCGACTTCATGAACGGACTGAGCAGCGCGGTTCCGCGCACGATCACGCCGCAGTATGCGAAAATTTCCGGCCTGATCCAAGTGGAAGTTTCCAAGGCGGTGGCCGGGCAGCAGACGCCGGAGCAAACGCTCGCTAATTTGGAAAAGGAGATCAAACAAGCCGTTTCCCAGTAA
- a CDS encoding LacI family DNA-binding transcriptional regulator, which yields MKSTIKDVARLANVSISTVSRVLNNPEIVVPEKREKVLEAIQRLHYSPNALARGLIHKRTQTLGVLIPDISNLFYSAVLRGMEDAAHRSGNNLIICNTDNNRERRSSILSVLNEKQIDGVVWTSEPVDSGSYELFGKFGFPVVLAATHSLEFELPSVKIDEEQAAYDAAEYLIRRGHTRIGMISGPAADPISGHPRIRGFLRALDDYGIEGDAQSNIEYGKYHFENSYTAMSKLYAKLPDMTAVFASSDERALAAISFLHDNRIKVPDDISVISFDNTRMAGMSTPRLTAVAQPLYDIGYLAVAKLIGLINGEPPQQLRTYVAHSIVERDSVSDRGAGGF from the coding sequence ATGAAATCGACGATTAAAGACGTCGCACGGCTGGCTAACGTTTCGATCAGCACCGTTTCGCGAGTGTTAAACAATCCGGAGATCGTAGTGCCCGAGAAACGGGAAAAAGTGCTGGAAGCGATTCAAAGGCTGCACTATTCCCCCAACGCGCTGGCCAGAGGGCTCATCCACAAGCGGACCCAAACGCTGGGCGTGCTCATTCCGGATATTTCGAATCTGTTTTATTCCGCCGTGCTCAGAGGAATGGAGGATGCGGCCCACCGGTCGGGCAACAACCTGATCATTTGCAATACGGACAACAACCGCGAGCGCCGCAGCTCGATTCTAAGCGTGCTCAACGAAAAACAGATCGACGGCGTCGTGTGGACGAGCGAGCCGGTTGACTCCGGCAGCTACGAGCTGTTCGGGAAGTTTGGTTTTCCGGTGGTGCTTGCCGCCACGCACAGTCTGGAGTTCGAGCTTCCGTCGGTCAAGATCGACGAAGAACAGGCCGCCTACGATGCGGCGGAGTATTTGATCCGGCGCGGGCATACACGCATCGGCATGATCAGCGGGCCGGCGGCCGATCCGATATCGGGGCATCCGCGCATCCGCGGTTTTCTGCGGGCATTGGACGATTACGGCATTGAGGGGGACGCGCAGTCAAACATCGAGTACGGAAAGTACCATTTTGAGAACAGCTACACCGCAATGAGCAAGCTTTACGCCAAGCTGCCGGATATGACGGCGGTGTTTGCTTCAAGCGACGAACGGGCGCTGGCGGCCATTTCGTTCCTGCATGACAACCGGATCAAAGTGCCGGATGACATTTCCGTCATCAGCTTCGACAATACCCGGATGGCGGGCATGAGTACGCCAAGGCTGACGGCCGTTGCCCAGCCGCTGTACGATATCGGCTATTTGGCTGTCGCGAAATTGATTGGATTGATCAACGGGGAGCCGCCGCAGCAGCTCAGAACGTACGTGGCACATTCCATCGTGGAACGCGATTCGGTCAGCGACCGGGGAGCAGGCGGGTTCTGA